From Daucus carota subsp. sativus chromosome 6, DH1 v3.0, whole genome shotgun sequence:
ATGGAAGAACCAGAAAAGAAAGAATCAGGTAACACaaactaaaaaatgaaaaaggaaaaaaaaaaaaataatagcatGTGAGAAAGAGAAATATTAATGAGACAGGGACAGGAGATTGTAAATGTTGAAATGTGCTTTTCTTTATAGTTCAATTTGTCTTTTGAATTTTGTCTAATATTGAAATTATTGATTGTTTTGATTTGTTGTAAAATATGTAAAGGAGTATTCtttttgttttactttttgTCCATCAGGGCTAAATAGGACAGGTTTTGAAGCTGAACAAGGTCAGACCAAGAACTGGCCACCTCCTACAAACTGCAGTACACTTGCAGAGGTATTCCATATTTTTACGTTTTTCAATTtgtcttctttctcccatattTAATTCACATATTGTCAAAATAACAAATCCGGTTTTTTACCGATGTAAATTTAACGCTAAATCCGTCCATCGTAATTCCAGAATTGTGTCATAAGTTAGTACAAGTAGGCCAAGTATTGTTGTAGTATATGCATAATTATAAATACTGAAATATGCTAAATTTTAGCAGACCTGAGACGACGGTGGATGAATTTTTATCACTGATAAATCCCGGCGAGTGAAGCAGTACTCGTAGTAATGATATGGTTATGATTAATAATAGAAGTTGAGAATGCAACTACCAAGCTATAGAATGTGTAGCAGTAATTAATTAACAGTTAGGTTCGGTGATAAAAAGCAAAACATTCATGATTCAGCAAAAGCTTTATGTGTTTGTTGGGAAATGAAAAGGGTTTTAAAAGCTGCAATCCTTCCTTTCTGTTGGGACTGCTGCAGTTAATTGTTTACAAACAAAGTGCTTGCTAGGGTTTTTGGGTCTTGTGCTTATTCAACTTTTTTAAATCTTGTCTCCTTTGCTCACCAATTATAGTACTGTACAATCTGGCGTGCCCTTCCTCACCAAAAcaacccctaaccctaatcacAACTAATTAATCATGGTCATTAATTTCATCCTACTAAATGTAAGGCGTTGGATTTCATACGGATGATAGTTACAACATATTTTACTCGATGACGGGTAATATCATAGTATATGTGAATTCAATTCATGTACTTATACATGCATCTTATAAATGTGTTCAGAAAACTGTTTCAATAGAAAGAGCAGCAAAGACAGTAACAGCATCATCAGAATTTAGAGCAGATCATGGATGGATTCACTTTGAAGAGGGAGAATTACACCAAAGAAGGACCTTGGCAGAAAGGAATGCCACGTGGCAAATGATGCAGTTGTCCTGTTCATCTCCCATAAACTACACCAATAGTACTATTAGCCCATCAACTGTTAGAGCATTGGACCCGAAGCTCATCAAATCACCTCATCAAGATCCGGTCAACTTCTTCCAAATTCCCAATATGACGACTAGTGATCATATTCGTCTCAACTACTTCTTCGGTGGTGCTGATCATGATGATCGTGGTGATGGAAAAATGGCTGGTTATGATGATGAGAAATCTCATACTCTTCAATTGTTCCCTCTCCGGAGTGAAGATATGCTTAGTGATGAAAATGGTGATGAGGATAAGGATTTGGAGACATCTATAGCTTCCATGACCAACTCAACTCCAAGCCAGTTTTTCGAGTTCCTTCCTCTCAAGAACTAATAGTACTAAAAGCTATAAGTATAGCATATTATGGTTTTCTTTCATAATGTTTTAACCTAGCTACTTAGTTAAAATGTTGACCAATGGACTCCTCTCAGCTCTAGCAGAATCTAGTAATGTTGTCATGTCCTTTTCTTGAGGAATTAAAGGTTCTCTATGAAAATGCAATTTGATTCTTGTTAATTAGTTAtgtcaattaattatataatttttattcttgttaGTAtgtcaattaattatataattgatatcCCTCACGTAAAGTTAATTACATGTTCTTAATTCCAAAAACGCGAAGTGTTAGAAAGCGGACTTATCAGGtcgtattatattctaacaatagGCTACCGAGTGAAGTTTGTAAATCAGTTTTTGCAGTCATTCTCAGTGTCATACATGCAATCCGCAGAAACTCCTTGTCTCTAGTGACACATTCACTTTGACTCGAAATACACTAGTGTTTCCACCCTCAAACCAAAAACTGATAAACTTACAAGGAGATATTTGAAAACTGTCTACAAATTCTGAATGCCATTCCATCAGTGACTTTTAATATAGCAGACAGACAAAATCAGATGAGTTGGTCGTCCCAATGAAGAAGCCTGAAATGGAATTGTTAGGGTTCTTCACCTTGAAATTCGAGATCTGGAAATGGACGGTGAAGTGACTTGAAATTGAGTAACGTATTTCTGATGTCTGCATATATATAGACATGTTTATAGGGTATAAATTCATACCAGGCCGTAGGCAGAGTCGTAAGAGACAAATAGTCCCTGTCTTCGCATTTAATGAATTTGAATAacttaaaattattaacatGATGATTCAGTTGAGGAATTATACTTAACCTACCTCAAGCAAGTGTATTATACTTGTGCAGACGGACgggaaaaatgtttaaaatataCGCAGATTTTATCTCTATGCATCGATGTATCAGTAATTTCGAGTAGTGAATGATTCCAAGTAGTGCAAATTTCGAGGTGAGGGAAATTTGACTAGTACTGGTAGCAGAATTTTTGATTACGTTGCCGACATCTTTGTGCTGCCAAAAACCAAAAGGTAATTACAGTCCAGCCTTCGGTTCGGAAATAATGTTGCAGTGTCATGTACAGTTCAACATCAGCCATGGTCATAAAGCTATAACATATATCCAAAACTCTTCTGTTTTATACCATGTTTATTGTGTACAATATCAGCACAAACTTTTTAATGGCTCaagaaaattgatttatttttgtCCAAAGTAAATTTTATCCGAATTGAGTTGACACGTAATTATTATCACCATTCAGCACCACAAAATTTCCTTCCTGCACTTGATTCTTACATAATTGCAACTCCTTAATTTGTCCTAGTAGTATTTCATAGTTGCAGCCCTAGCTCTGCAGACGACACAAGTACAAGTATCTTATAGACTTTACAAATACCAAAAAAGTCCCACCTAGCTAGACACAATATATTTAGTACTACAAGTTAAAAGTCAAAGAATTTGCTTTGATTATCTAGTACTTCATACATTAGTTCATGATTATACTTTGATTAATTAGCTCTTCTCTTCACTGAAATCCCCATCTCCATATAAGTGTGCACACTTGCATCTTTTTGTATCTGAAAAAGAGAGAAGCACAAGCACTTTTGAGCTTGACCAGTCTTCTGTTTTTTCCATTAACTGCTGATAAGAATTAGTGTTATCTTATTTACCCGCCTCACGTTCCGTAAAAGAAGCGAGAGagataaattgaaaaattattataacgAGGAGTTTGGGAAGACTAGTGTTGAaaagaataaattttatatattacctAGATTTGAGAAAGAACAAGATTCACCATTGATAACGAGAATATAAAGAAGTTTGTGTAAGTTGTTGATCAAAGCAGGGTAATGTCACATCTGCGTGTGAAGTGCACGAAAACAATATATACAATGATATGTCACATGTATTGTCAACAATTATATACTacatatgcatgtatatatctATCTGCCTCAATAACATTCCCCAAGTCTTCCAAACACTGGGATCATACCGAatacatatatttcaaataattagAAATAAAGTGTATAATTATAACATCGCAGTTTCACATCGGACATGATAGAACCGGATTAGTTCTAATTATATCAACAAACTCtggtttttgaaaaaataaatttcgagtttgtatattaaaatttatttcagcaCCCCTCAAAACTTGATTTGTGAAGCTGGAGAATATAATGCGGACAAAATGAGTATTATTGTCATTTATCAGAAAATAACACAGTCATTTCTGAAcatacaaattatttttgtttcttattaATTTCCTGAGGTGCATCCGTGCATGGgtgattaattatttcttactCTTTTCATTGACGGGTCTAAACCTGGTCCAATATATAGTCATAGACAGTAGCTGAGGGGAGAGAGAttcagagagagggagagagagatttgaTGAGATATGGATAGCTCAGAGTTGTTCCATTTCTAGCCTTTTACCTTGGAACAAGTGAATAAGAAGACCTTGGAAAATTTTGTCAAAATTTCACTGTAACTGCACGGATCCATACTAGCCTAGTACAGAAACACTGAATCGAATTGAATTGCCTTGAATCTCAATGCAGGATCTTCTGTCTTTTCAATCAAATGCCAATCCTTATATCATTATGGTAATAAAACTTGGTACACTAAATAAAtcttatttttacatgtttcgTTTTAGCACAAGAATATTCTTACCGCTAGCTAGCTGGTTTTTATATCgattaaaactttattttcgTCACAAAAAAGAAATTCAATTCGGAaactttattaattaatatgagCTACTTGATGTATCTCATATTCTCATTACGAGAGAATTAATTTGATCGTTTTGTGTTGATCACTTGATCTAAACGTACAGAAAAAAAAAGTGATGCATTTtagttaaatatcaaattgtaTTTAGCAATCCTGATTCCGACATGGGAAGGGTCTGGTTACCAAAATGTAACGACGACCTAGTGGCTCTCCTATGGGGATGGGGTGGTAGCAGcatgagtattaaatttgaAGCCCGTGTGTCTGTGAGAGAAGCAGGGAGAGAGCGGAATGTAGATGTGTTTTCGGATGTGCAGTAGCCAATTTATGGCCACTGTTTATGGAAAACGACAATACTCCTGGCCTGCCTCAGCAATTAGTACGTCAAAATACATATACATTGTTTTCTTATTAAATGGAGATGCAGACATGCACTATAATCACAAACACATTCAACTTACTCTCAACCAACCTCAGTGTGGTAAATTGTACAAGGGGTTTATATAcgcatatctatactatactattaaagccaaaatattaaaaagtttggtcggtcgataCGCGGGCTTTtaagacttttataattagcgggcttcaaacaaaattagtggacttcaaacaaaatataaacaaatcaaaacataaaacaaatatacaatcgcttttatactatatatactaTTGAagctgaaacattaaaagtttggtcggtaaCGCGGTCTTTTATACGAACTTTGATAATTAGCGGgttacaaacaaaatataaacaaatcaaaacataaaacaaatatacaatcaaaacataaaataaatataaaacctatttgactaccaaaactaaagtcaaaccttaaaaaatactatactattaaagccgaaacattaaaaattcgATCGGTCGGTAcacgggcttttatacggatTTTTATAATTAGccggcttcaaacaaaatataaacaaatcaaaatataaaataaatataagatcaaaacataaaacaaatacatgacctatttgactataccaaaaactaaagtcaaaccttaaaaaatatatacgcatccatactatattattaaaaccgaaacattgaaagtttggtcagtcgaaacttgggccaaaatacgggcatATCtaaataccaattattatttttaactaaaatatgttatctttttttatattttctaactaaaaaaactccattatttaaaataacatcgtaAAActtagtaattacctttttaactaaaacgcactatcttttttatatattctgactAATAAAACaaatcttctacaattaacacgggctacatatatcataattttactctcacaataatattagttcaCTTTACTATTAgaaccgaaacattaaaagtttaatCGGTCGCTACTTGGGCCAAATTATggcctacttatataatcaattatctttttaactaaatatattatctttttttatatgttctaactaaaaaaatgggttaattattaagttggtcactgaagtgggcttaatgtatcaagttggtcactaaactcaaaacggtatcaagatgatcactgaagtggccataaatatcaaataagtaccttgaaatataagttcaagcagtaaaaatattatttataaagttttacacattatttttaaatgttacactaccaactaaaaggttatgatttctagtatttaaaataatatatttatattttatcaagtttatttattatttatattttattatataattattttctttgttttaattaaaaataaataataaataaacttgataaaatctaaatatattataataaatattagaagtcataaccttttacttggttttagtaacattcaaaaataatgtgtaaaattttataaataatatttttactgcttgaacttatatttcaaaatacttgtttgatatttatggccacttcagtgaccattttgataccgttttgagttcagtgaccaatttgatacattaagcccacttcagtgaccaacttgataattaacccctaaaaaaattcaattttctaataataatattggacaacatagcaacgacttttttttaactaaaatacattatctttttcagaatcCTAACTTAAAAatcgatttttcaaaaataacacatgcaacattcatataaaaataatattatatatctatattattatactattaaagtcgaaacattgaaagtttggtcagtcggtatttgggccaaaatacgggcctatctatatacaaattattctttttaattaaaatatgttatctttttttatattttctaactaaaaaaactccatcatttGAAATAACATCGAGAAACAtaataattacctttttaactaaaacacattatctttattatattttctaactaaaaaatggaTCTTCTACTATTCACACtagctacatatataaaaatataatattattatatataattattaataaataagttgtgatatttttcaaccaaaatacattaacattatttttaaatacactaatggattcactttaaaagtaatattataaatctataatatactataATACTGTTAAATCcgaaacatgaaaagttcaTTTAGTCGGTAGGTCAGTCGAGTTCGGTgagccggttggtattcgacccacgaaccttcttaatttataacatgttgtaatatactccctctgtccccttttacatgtccccaTTTGACtcttgaccagtcaaattgactaaacattacaaattatctcttcattattttcgaaatctgaaagttgcatattaaaatacactaaatatactttctaatgatataatttttattattttttgaattatatgatatatgtaaaatttcagtcaaaatataatcaatttgactggtcaaaagtcaaacggggacatgtaaaaggggatgaAGGGAGTATGTTTTATTATCTACTAAACCAAAACATTTACGTTAGTATGATGAGTCGGTATTTGGTTGGCGTgtcttttttaacttaatatgttccatactatattattaattattaataatgaaatattaaaagattgattagttgatttatatatgattttatagatctccttaaattataatatgaaaaaaaccgtattttaacattcttagtaaaatatatatgttcgacctaatttttaatcagccatttgacgaaattaactattaaaaatttaacatctgtcaaataaaaagtttatttaagcatattattctatcataattttattcttacaataatattagtttaagttaaaatatatacgataaaatagcaaatattataaccgcccgtgcattgcacgggttataagctagtatatatatatagggataggatcaaataaaaacttttttaatctacaaacttacaaattttttttattctcccatcgtgttaatctttAGTTATACAAAGTATTCatattgaaaattcttgaaaaaacatcacaattcttgaaaataacgcataaataaatcgcgcattcaacacatttgtaactggggttcagCATCGGGTGTAGAatactaattatcattatgttgaatatatctataaagttACTTAAACTATACCTTTAGGGTTTGGGTGGGGTTTAGAACAtacatattagttatataatacgtttaaattagttcttacattcaaaaataagtttatgtacttctttaacacaattttaatcgatgttcaacaaaatatttaaaaaaaatgttgaactcaaattatatatgtgttgaacacagAAAGTTTATATaggcatatatatattatatatagggaTAAATTGTACAAGGGGTTTAtataagcatatatatatatatatatggataaacttttttaagttacaaacttataaatttttttttgaattttttttattctttcatCGTGTTAATCCTAAGTTATAGAAAGcattcatgttgaaaattcttgaaaaaatatcacaatttttaaaaataacacataaataaatcgtgcattcaacacatttgtaattgGGGTTTAACATCGGGTgcagaacactaattatcattgtgttctCTATAAAGATACTTAAACTATATATCTCTAGTGTTTgagtagggtctagaaacataaatattagttatataatacgtttaacttagttcttacattgaaaaattggtttatgtacttctccaacacaattttaatcgatgttcaacaaaatatgttaaaaaaacgttgaactcaaattatatatgtgttgaacgcataaaATTTGttagtttgtaagtttgtaccagaacccacccatatttatatatatatgttcaatagAAGTTTACAATATACTTGCCCAAAGAAACACAAGCtgattatgatttttatttttcttaaataagtAGAAATTAATTCGAAATTGATCGAATATGATTATTTTGACAGAAACCGGagcaatattaaattattaatagacATAAGTGTATAGACAGAATTTTCTGTATCGCAAAGAAGCAGGGGCATTATGAGGTGATGATAGAGTAGTAGTATTGTGTTAGGTTTGTCTGTCATGTAGACAAATAGGATGGGAATGACACATAAACCTCTAAAACAGTAGTGTATGGGAATGGCAGGCCACTATCAAACATCTAGGGCCTGCATCTTTAATTTAATGCCCTTGTCATCTTACCAACAATTTGGCTTTTATTTTCCGTTTACCCcctcattttttcttttttcgaaCAGTTCTTGGAAGCTACTGGGACCATTTAAGCTTAAGACCTCGTCTTGACTTGGTTTAAGAGTGGCCATTTCCGCCATACCATATTATTGGGACCATTTAAGCTTAAGACCTCGTCTTGACTTGGTTTAAGAGTGACCATTTCCGCCATACGACATTAAATAGGTTATCTGTCTcactatttattaataatataaaataataacttgTTTAGGTAATTTATTTTGAGTATTAACTCCAATAATAATTTCTATATTtgtttcattattattattttaataataaatttgagagaaaaTGAGGAAAAGGAAATAAAATACAAAGAAAGGACggatatgaattttttattcgtaaatattaaataggtaatggatAAGAAATTTGAGAATCTGCTAGTGATTTGGTAACCACTAAGATAGTGTTGAAGTGCCCCTTTTTGATTCGTTACCCAAATATGAGTTTAGGAACTCgtttaggtaacctattggacctGCTATGcaagttagttttttttttttttgaccaaGCTATACAAGTTAGTTGAATAGTAAATACTAATCAACACATTGATATAACAAATTACTAATATACATAATTGTCTTCTCCAATCACAATGTGTAATAAATTTTTAGCTAACCTTACTTGATCTTCTATATTAGTTGATCCATTCTCAATGTCTATAAATGTGCACCTCAGAACATCTCCAAGGTAAAATGATCATTAGCTATactcataatataaaatttttgctAAAGATGGAAGGCATGTGCTGGGGGGTTATGTATAATTGTGATTagctaattattattatataatattttaactaatCAATTTATGTGATCTAGGATTTTAAAATATCTGTGCCGGTAATTTtgactttttaataattattaaaacactACAAGAAACTAGTCCATCAACGACTAAAAATATCAGCGACCAAAATTTTGGTTGCTAATATCAAACAATAGTGACCACAGTCAGCAATTTTAGCTATCACTAATTTTTTGCGACCGATAGTGGTCGCTAAAAGTGCCACATCATCATCGTAACAGCGACCGATATTGGTTGCTAACTGTGGTCGCTAAAACTTTTCacccaaaaaaatatttttggcgCACCACATCTACGACTAGAATTATTAGCGACCAAATGCCATAGCAGAAAGCTCCACGTCACCATTTAACTACGGAAGTCGGTCGCAGAATATAGTTgcagatgtaatttttttaattttgttaatttcttttgatttagatgctttttttattaattatatcttaattaaattctcttgaaatgataaaaaaataatattcttttttatattattagttattattttttgaaattcccttttttaaattgaaaattagatattgtatattatttcaaattaattaattataaattgaatatttttagtaaatatagtttttaacctaaaaataattattttctcaaTATATCTTGCGTATGAATTTTCGCTACTTATAGatgatatattattacactataAATAGAAGATGCTATTGATAAAAGTATTTCGGTAATATTAGCCACAGTCTATGCAACTCAAGTCCTAAAATGCAATCTTCTAATCAAATTGCCCAATCTTAACAATCATCCTAATATGCAAAGTGCCCCTGTGGGCCACCTATCCAAAAGCAAATCAAACCTAAAATATCATCCTAATAACCAGTAGAACTTAATTAACTTAACTCCTAACATGTTGATTAAGTCATAAATTTGCATTCATGTTGCTTATGATTAAGTATATATGAATGTATGATTTATGTTGCTTATGattaagtatatataaatttatgaatttatgattaagtcataaatcataaattatcataaatttataatatgtttttgaattcatcataaattttggttgattatgataattatcataaattatCTTACGAATTTTGGTTGattatgatttatgagattATGAATTTGGATTAGTGGTTGCTGTTGAGCTTGGTACTTTTGAGTTGCAATAATGTTGATTCAGTAGTGGTTTTTGTGATTAAGTTATATTGCATCCCAACTAACATGTTAATTCAGTTGTTTCTAAAGTTGATTTAGTTGCTGATTTAGGATAATATCACGACCATAGTACAACATGGTGGTCAATGGAATGAAAATCAAAACTACATCAATTTTAAGGTTTGCGGATGGCTGATTCCAAGCAACTGCACTAATAATAACTTGCTAGGTCTTATTCTCAATGAGCTGATGTTGTCTCCAAAATCATCCACAACAAAAATCGTGTATCAAGTTAGAGATAATTATCCTCCATTTGATATTGCTAATGATTGTCAACTTATGTTTTATATTGAGTTGAAGAAAAGAGAGCCAGATTTTACAAGATATCCTCTGTGTTTGACAATTGGAGAAAGTAATGCCCAAGAACCTATTACGTCAACCAGGAGTGGAACAAGTGATTATGTGTGTATTGAAGCCGTGCAATCTGAAGATGCAACATCAAGTACACTTACTGAAA
This genomic window contains:
- the LOC135147031 gene encoding WUSCHEL-related homeobox 1-like; protein product: MWMMGYNEAADFNLQDSFNGRKLRPLIPRPNPTSTSSQISRNAATGSSYLHRTHDLLAFNHHMAAMSEQNKRDFNTQQVIVSSRWNPTAEQLQMLEDLYRRGTRTPSTEEIQEITAQLRRYGKIEGKNVFYWFQNHKARERQKRRRQLESSQPFEQISIMEEPEKKESGLNRTGFEAEQGQTKNWPPPTNCSTLAEKTVSIERAAKTVTASSEFRADHGWIHFEEGELHQRRTLAERNATWQMMQLSCSSPINYTNSTISPSTVRALDPKLIKSPHQDPVNFFQIPNMTTSDHIRLNYFFGGADHDDRGDGKMAGYDDEKSHTLQLFPLRSEDMLSDENGDEDKDLETSIASMTNSTPSQFFEFLPLKN